A genomic window from Sebaldella sp. S0638 includes:
- a CDS encoding LacI family DNA-binding transcriptional regulator gives MTGIKKVASLAGVSTATVSRVINKNQNVSEEKRIRVQKVLDELNYEVNYHAKSLREMRTGMLLFIVTNISNPFYAEVVKGAEEYAKTKNYNVLVCNGYFDRDIERKYFKFIENKLVDGAFIMDLAIEKDFLKDFSTKYPIIQCSEFYDDIGVPFVSIDHEKAAFEATSYLLETGFDKVFYVQTYEDFIFDKLRFTGYKRALEKYGRPFDERFVIKTDFNYNGGINAAKQILKTKVKKAGIFTVSDMIAISMVNYLNYKNVKIPEEFSVIGFDNIELCNATYPGITTIHQPRVKIGKEACKLLINRILKVNASDTIPNKFLPHKLIKRGTTY, from the coding sequence ATGACAGGAATTAAGAAAGTAGCCAGTCTTGCTGGTGTATCTACGGCCACTGTATCAAGGGTCATTAATAAAAATCAGAATGTTTCCGAGGAGAAGAGAATAAGAGTTCAGAAAGTTCTTGATGAACTTAACTATGAGGTAAATTATCATGCGAAATCTCTTCGTGAAATGAGAACAGGAATGCTTCTTTTCATTGTAACTAATATTTCAAACCCGTTTTATGCAGAAGTGGTAAAAGGGGCGGAAGAATATGCCAAGACTAAAAATTATAATGTTTTAGTATGTAACGGCTATTTTGACCGTGATATAGAAAGAAAGTATTTTAAGTTCATAGAAAATAAACTGGTTGACGGGGCATTTATAATGGATCTTGCTATTGAGAAAGATTTTTTGAAGGATTTTTCCACAAAGTATCCTATTATCCAATGCAGTGAATTTTATGACGACATAGGAGTTCCCTTTGTCTCGATAGATCATGAGAAAGCAGCTTTTGAAGCAACAAGTTATCTGTTGGAAACAGGTTTTGACAAAGTCTTTTATGTACAGACATATGAGGATTTTATTTTCGATAAATTAAGATTCACAGGGTATAAAAGAGCCCTTGAGAAGTATGGAAGACCATTTGATGAAAGATTTGTCATAAAAACAGATTTTAATTATAACGGAGGAATCAATGCTGCTAAGCAGATACTTAAAACTAAGGTGAAAAAAGCCGGGATTTTTACAGTATCAGATATGATAGCGATAAGCATGGTGAATTATCTCAACTATAAAAATGTCAAAATTCCAGAGGAATTTTCAGTAATAGGTTTTGATAATATAGAACTGTGTAATGCCACTTATCCCGGTATTACGACAATTCATCAGCCGAGAGTAAAGATAGGTAAAGAAGCCTGTAAGTTGTTAATAAACAGAATACTTAAAGTAAATGCTTCTGATACAATACCGAATAAATTTTTACCGCATAAGCTTATAAAAAGAGGAACAACTTATTAA
- a CDS encoding substrate-binding domain-containing protein, with protein MKKIMFLLFSLLLLVLTVSCGGESKGGAEGATGAKTEKKKVLGIVMPNATHGFLGESIKHAEAEAKALAESQGFEYKFLTSSEASEQNNQMDTLINEKVDAIVLWPHNGDELRSTAQAAMDAGIPLIVYDRLINNFTPTATVMGDNTGIGEMTGNYLNKYFEEDLKNGEVLVLEFLGDNSTVPQQRHDGYMATANKNLKIVQSFNTNWQRQKAQEQMENFLNTSKPEDIEKIKAVITQDDEVEMGVLDAINAYKGPAKLNIKLITGVSARKENLDTFEKEKIDQVTYAFSPAMVREAVQLGADVLAGKTLEKAYIIKTVEVDRNNVNDFKNSDIYKIRYSIQ; from the coding sequence ATGAAAAAAATAATGTTTCTTTTATTTTCTCTACTGCTTTTGGTTTTAACTGTTTCATGCGGGGGTGAATCAAAAGGAGGAGCAGAAGGAGCAACAGGTGCAAAAACTGAAAAGAAAAAAGTACTTGGTATAGTAATGCCAAATGCAACTCACGGATTCCTCGGTGAGAGTATTAAGCATGCTGAGGCGGAAGCTAAAGCACTTGCAGAATCTCAAGGGTTTGAGTATAAGTTTTTGACTTCAAGCGAGGCTTCAGAGCAAAATAACCAAATGGATACCCTTATTAATGAAAAAGTAGATGCTATAGTGCTTTGGCCGCATAACGGAGACGAGCTTCGTTCTACAGCACAGGCAGCTATGGATGCAGGAATTCCTCTAATTGTATATGACAGACTGATAAATAATTTTACACCAACTGCCACTGTAATGGGAGATAATACAGGGATCGGAGAAATGACTGGAAATTATCTGAATAAATATTTTGAAGAAGATTTGAAAAACGGAGAAGTTTTGGTTCTTGAATTTCTGGGGGATAACTCTACTGTACCTCAGCAAAGACATGACGGATACATGGCAACAGCAAATAAAAATTTGAAAATAGTACAAAGCTTTAATACAAACTGGCAGAGACAAAAAGCTCAGGAACAAATGGAAAACTTCCTGAATACTTCAAAACCTGAAGATATAGAAAAAATCAAAGCTGTAATAACTCAGGATGATGAAGTGGAAATGGGTGTTCTTGATGCGATCAATGCATATAAAGGGCCTGCTAAACTGAATATAAAATTAATCACAGGAGTAAGTGCTAGAAAAGAAAATCTTGATACTTTTGAAAAAGAAAAAATAGATCAGGTAACATATGCATTTTCACCGGCAATGGTAAGAGAAGCAGTACAGCTTGGAGCTGATGTGCTTGCAGGTAAAACACTTGAAAAAGCATATATTATAAAAACAGTAGAAGTAGACAGAAATAATGTAAATGATTTTAAAAACTCAGATATTTATAAAATCAGATACAGTATTCAGTAA
- a CDS encoding SRPBCC domain-containing protein, translating into MEIILKSKMKILKPVSEVFDAFVNPEKIGNFWFTASSCKWETGKTVTLTYDEYTAEFDIFIVKVLPEKKIVFEWGSDEEKRTNTILFEILDNSSTIVTTLEEGWQENENLTDELLKNKEGWVYMLTCLKAYLENGVNTLRTGLII; encoded by the coding sequence ATGGAAATCATTTTAAAATCAAAAATGAAAATACTAAAACCTGTTTCTGAAGTTTTTGACGCATTTGTGAATCCGGAAAAAATCGGTAACTTCTGGTTTACTGCCAGTTCATGCAAATGGGAAACAGGAAAAACTGTTACCCTTACTTATGATGAATATACTGCAGAATTTGATATATTTATAGTTAAAGTATTACCAGAAAAAAAGATTGTTTTTGAATGGGGATCGGATGAAGAAAAACGCACTAATACTATACTCTTTGAAATTTTGGATAATTCTTCCACAATAGTAACCACCCTTGAAGAAGGCTGGCAGGAAAATGAAAATCTCACAGACGAGCTCCTCAAGAATAAAGAGGGATGGGTGTATATGCTTACCTGCCTGAAAGCCTACCTAGAAAATGGAGTCAATACATTACGTACCGGGCTGATTATCTAG
- a CDS encoding ABC transporter permease — protein MTNGGKQMSFLNKANFSKTNLQKFYSNYSYLVSFLILFFIATIINPRFLSYTNLSTLLKQAAIIGIVALGMNLVIIAGMIDLSVGSLVALTAGLGVIVLNSTGSIFLTLIFCLAFGTILGGINGILITKGKIAPFIVTLATMSAFRSIIVQLGQGGPFNVGEKSYNTFRLIAAGETLGIPNLAIIFVITAVIISIVMNKTKFGRYVYAVGSNENATKLTGINVNMIKNAVFCITGLLSGLSAFLLSSRLTSITAPNAGLGFELDAIASVAIGGTAMNGGRGKVFGTFLGAIMLQMINNILVIANIPPFLEGLVKGIIIIVAVLFQSKNK, from the coding sequence ATGACTAATGGCGGAAAACAAATGTCTTTTCTTAATAAAGCAAATTTCAGTAAAACAAATTTACAAAAATTTTATAGTAATTACAGTTATCTTGTTTCATTTTTGATACTGTTTTTTATAGCCACTATTATAAATCCCAGATTTTTATCATATACCAATCTGAGTACTCTTCTTAAACAGGCTGCAATAATAGGGATAGTAGCATTAGGGATGAATCTGGTAATTATTGCCGGAATGATAGATCTGTCTGTGGGGTCACTGGTGGCGCTAACAGCAGGACTTGGTGTAATAGTGCTGAATTCCACAGGAAGTATATTTCTTACATTGATATTTTGTCTTGCATTCGGAACTATCCTTGGCGGAATTAACGGAATCCTTATAACAAAAGGAAAAATAGCACCATTTATAGTAACACTTGCCACAATGTCGGCTTTCAGATCGATTATTGTACAGCTGGGGCAGGGAGGGCCGTTTAACGTAGGAGAAAAATCCTATAATACTTTCCGTCTTATAGCAGCAGGTGAAACGCTGGGAATTCCCAACCTTGCAATTATATTCGTAATTACTGCGGTTATTATTTCCATTGTAATGAATAAAACGAAGTTCGGGAGATATGTTTATGCTGTGGGAAGTAATGAAAATGCAACAAAACTCACAGGTATAAATGTAAATATGATAAAAAATGCAGTTTTCTGTATTACAGGACTGCTTTCAGGACTTTCGGCTTTTCTTCTTTCATCAAGACTTACGTCAATAACAGCACCTAATGCAGGTCTGGGGTTCGAGCTTGACGCAATAGCCTCTGTAGCAATAGGGGGAACAGCAATGAACGGAGGAAGAGGGAAAGTTTTCGGAACATTTCTCGGGGCAATAATGCTGCAAATGATAAATAATATACTGGTTATTGCTAATATACCGCCGTTTTTGGAAGGACTCGTAAAAGGGATCATTATTATAGTCGCTGTATTATTCCAAAGTAAAAATAAGTGA
- a CDS encoding DKNYY domain-containing protein: MKRIVILALFFSMVLYPASLKSGLYKAEYDYSALPENTYITEKIVPCEGIGKNAIMRRYKCGDLKIFKDGKTVFLEVKSYMDTGNFVYMNTGKYLTELTEQKDGIYYGKNDYIDFYVKKISKDELEITIVSRIKYSSTEFPMRGGAYVPEGSDRMTFRYKNKVTENDKSQAEESAGIFEDTVKEMGINYGSYKKLEGEIYYSDKKVDSADFDSFMVYKSNTYSAMVFSDYAKDKNGIFYAGKLWKEADYNSFQFLGESYSKDKNNIYYSGKKINGADIDTFEIINWAYAKDKKYVYLKGEVVKGQDPAKFKL; the protein is encoded by the coding sequence ATGAAAAGAATAGTTATTTTAGCGTTATTTTTTAGTATGGTGCTGTATCCGGCAAGCTTGAAAAGCGGTCTTTATAAGGCAGAGTATGATTATTCAGCACTTCCTGAAAATACGTATATTACTGAAAAAATAGTTCCTTGTGAGGGGATTGGCAAAAATGCTATTATGAGAAGATATAAATGCGGGGATCTGAAAATATTTAAAGATGGCAAAACTGTGTTTCTTGAGGTAAAGAGCTATATGGATACCGGTAATTTTGTATATATGAACACAGGAAAGTATCTCACAGAATTGACAGAACAGAAAGACGGCATATACTACGGTAAAAATGATTATATAGATTTTTATGTGAAGAAAATAAGTAAAGATGAACTGGAAATTACAATTGTTTCAAGAATAAAATATTCTTCCACTGAATTTCCCATGCGCGGCGGAGCCTATGTGCCTGAGGGGAGCGACAGGATGACTTTCAGATATAAGAATAAAGTTACAGAAAATGATAAAAGTCAGGCTGAAGAATCGGCAGGAATTTTTGAGGATACTGTAAAAGAAATGGGAATAAATTACGGAAGTTACAAAAAACTGGAAGGTGAAATATATTATTCTGATAAAAAAGTAGATAGTGCGGATTTTGACAGTTTTATGGTTTATAAGAGCAATACTTATTCTGCCATGGTATTTTCAGACTATGCCAAAGATAAGAACGGTATATTTTATGCGGGGAAATTATGGAAAGAAGCGGATTATAATTCATTTCAATTTTTAGGGGAAAGTTATTCCAAAGATAAGAATAATATTTATTACAGTGGTAAAAAAATAAATGGAGCAGATATTGATACTTTTGAGATAATAAACTGGGCATATGCCAAAGACAAGAAATATGTTTATCTGAAAGGTGAGGTAGTAAAAGGGCAGGATCCGGCTAAATTTAAATTATAA
- a CDS encoding sugar phosphate isomerase/epimerase, which produces MKLSYLTACFNSLSLEEKVKFAVEQKFDAIELSCWPMVNDRDYSSTDIDVSRFDNKVKEDVLKLMEENNLEIASLAYYDNCLHPNPLVREENVKHLYNVIETAGKLGVKFVGAFAGRNLDISFEENFTEFGKTFPNIVKYAADRNVNLLIENCSMPGWHREGWGATISYSPELWDRMFEIIPDENFGLNFDPSHLIWLGVDYIKALVDYKERVLYFHAKDTKIFEEKRSHYSIFGKQLDKESEWDYGWWQHKIPGGGSIDWQKIYQTLREIGYDGYVSIEHEDLNYSENDDAIKLGLIKGKAFLDSIFKK; this is translated from the coding sequence ATGAAACTATCGTATTTAACAGCCTGCTTTAACAGCTTATCTTTAGAAGAAAAGGTAAAATTTGCAGTGGAACAGAAATTTGACGCTATAGAGCTTTCATGCTGGCCTATGGTAAATGACAGGGATTATTCAAGTACTGATATTGATGTTTCAAGATTTGACAATAAAGTCAAAGAAGATGTACTGAAATTAATGGAAGAAAATAATCTGGAGATAGCATCTCTTGCTTATTATGACAACTGTCTTCATCCAAATCCGCTGGTAAGGGAAGAGAATGTAAAGCATCTCTATAATGTAATAGAAACTGCAGGGAAACTAGGCGTAAAATTCGTGGGAGCTTTTGCAGGGAGAAATCTGGATATCAGCTTTGAAGAAAATTTCACAGAATTTGGAAAGACATTTCCAAATATAGTGAAATATGCTGCGGACAGAAATGTAAATCTCCTGATAGAAAACTGTTCTATGCCGGGATGGCACAGAGAAGGCTGGGGAGCTACTATATCTTATTCACCTGAATTATGGGACAGAATGTTTGAGATTATACCTGATGAAAATTTCGGGCTGAATTTCGACCCTTCACATTTAATATGGCTGGGAGTGGATTATATTAAGGCATTAGTAGATTACAAAGAAAGAGTGCTTTATTTCCATGCTAAAGATACAAAAATATTTGAAGAAAAGAGAAGCCATTACAGTATATTCGGCAAGCAGCTGGATAAGGAAAGCGAATGGGACTACGGATGGTGGCAGCACAAGATACCCGGAGGAGGAAGCATAGACTGGCAGAAAATATACCAGACGCTGAGAGAAATAGGGTATGACGGTTATGTAAGTATAGAACATGAAGACTTGAATTACTCTGAAAATGACGATGCAATAAAACTAGGTCTGATAAAGGGTAAAGCATTTTTAGATTCAATATTCAAAAAGTAA
- a CDS encoding DUF3592 domain-containing protein, with the protein MELYKIIVIVGCFLPGIIFLTVSIIGFRRDNYIKTRGIPVQAEVVEIMRNGKNYRPVVEYRTSEGIIRVKSLYSGSGVFFNFKAGDKVNIFYDENKPKSFRFENDKIGMFLWGLFFFLGIMGLIMSCFIPFVLV; encoded by the coding sequence ATGGAATTATACAAAATAATAGTAATAGTGGGCTGCTTTCTTCCGGGCATAATATTTCTAACAGTAAGTATTATTGGATTTAGACGGGATAATTATATAAAAACAAGGGGGATACCAGTTCAGGCAGAAGTGGTGGAAATAATGAGAAACGGGAAGAATTACAGGCCTGTGGTGGAATATCGGACTTCTGAGGGAATAATAAGGGTAAAAAGCCTCTATTCAGGAAGCGGTGTGTTTTTTAACTTTAAGGCTGGGGATAAAGTAAATATTTTTTATGATGAAAATAAGCCAAAAAGTTTTCGGTTTGAGAATGACAAGATTGGAATGTTTTTGTGGGGGCTGTTCTTCTTTTTAGGGATAATGGGTCTTATAATGTCGTGTTTTATTCCGTTTGTGTTAGTTTAA
- a CDS encoding Gfo/Idh/MocA family protein: protein MKTYKAGVIGTGFIGVAHVEALRRLGNIEVTAITDTQDHKIKAEMMNIPNSFADYKEMMDTLELDMIHICTPNNTHHEIAMYAMKKGINVICEKPMTKTAEEAKEMCEYAKEHNIVNAVNFHNRFNPMVHQIKRMVTAGELGDIISVHGGYVQDWLLLETDFNWRINSKESGQTRAVADIGSHWIDTVEYVTQLKVTEVFAEFLTYHKTRKKFLKPVETFSKAQADAEYEEVPIDTEDIAVVMLRFDNGAVGNAFISQMFSGRKNKISIFLGGSKQSAEWDSERLNEMIIGERDNFNKIFDKDPAILSPETQKIVDYPGGHVEGFPDTFKQCFRQVYSSIADKGKVYDFATFEDGYRQMILEEKIFESANNGKWVKI, encoded by the coding sequence ATGAAAACTTATAAAGCGGGAGTAATAGGAACAGGTTTTATCGGAGTAGCACATGTGGAAGCACTTAGAAGACTGGGAAATATAGAGGTAACAGCAATTACGGATACACAGGATCACAAAATAAAAGCTGAAATGATGAATATACCGAATAGTTTCGCCGACTATAAGGAGATGATGGATACACTTGAGCTGGATATGATCCATATCTGCACACCAAATAATACACATCATGAAATAGCTATGTATGCAATGAAAAAGGGAATAAATGTAATATGTGAAAAACCTATGACAAAAACAGCCGAAGAAGCAAAAGAGATGTGTGAGTATGCAAAAGAACACAATATAGTAAATGCAGTGAATTTTCATAATCGTTTTAATCCTATGGTTCATCAGATAAAAAGAATGGTGACTGCCGGGGAACTTGGGGATATTATCTCTGTTCACGGAGGATATGTGCAGGACTGGCTTTTGCTTGAAACGGATTTTAACTGGAGAATAAACAGCAAGGAATCAGGGCAGACGAGAGCTGTGGCTGATATAGGGTCGCACTGGATTGATACTGTGGAGTATGTTACGCAATTGAAAGTTACTGAGGTTTTTGCGGAATTTCTTACATATCATAAGACAAGAAAGAAATTTTTGAAACCAGTGGAAACTTTTTCCAAAGCACAGGCAGATGCAGAATATGAGGAAGTACCTATAGATACAGAAGATATAGCTGTAGTAATGCTGCGGTTTGATAACGGAGCTGTGGGAAATGCTTTTATTTCTCAGATGTTTTCAGGAAGAAAGAATAAAATATCAATATTTCTTGGAGGAAGCAAGCAGTCAGCCGAATGGGATTCAGAAAGACTGAATGAAATGATAATAGGCGAAAGAGATAATTTTAATAAGATATTTGATAAAGATCCGGCAATACTCAGTCCGGAGACACAGAAAATAGTAGATTATCCCGGTGGACATGTAGAAGGATTCCCGGATACTTTTAAGCAGTGTTTCAGACAGGTGTACAGCAGTATTGCAGATAAAGGAAAGGTTTATGACTTTGCTACTTTTGAAGACGGATACAGACAGATGATCCTTGAGGAAAAAATCTTTGAGAGTGCAAACAACGGGAAATGGGTTAAGATATAA
- a CDS encoding DKNYY domain-containing protein translates to MKKIIFLLSLLMLVFNVTYTEETDIEEILYKQWDFSVKDGSVYYGKQKIPNLDYSSFEKLNDYYLRDKNGIYSANSTIIVTGWETLADYENFQNENWYEDKEIKQWYGLEMEAEKISQIGQNNYVLDGQYIFGNGYAVNRGEVIYSSENSAFRMDMRTLKIIDTDLLQCGENDFECKLHRNILVKDKNGVYGIIDGADRTKVYRIKSVNALSFEKIGTRIYKDKNKTYTLEDIDKKAVRVKGN, encoded by the coding sequence ATGAAAAAAATTATTTTTTTATTATCATTATTAATGTTAGTATTTAACGTTACATATACAGAAGAAACTGATATAGAGGAAATATTATACAAACAATGGGATTTTTCAGTGAAAGACGGAAGTGTTTATTATGGGAAACAAAAGATACCTAATTTGGATTATTCAAGTTTTGAGAAATTAAATGATTATTATCTGAGAGATAAAAATGGGATTTACTCAGCAAATTCAACAATAATTGTTACAGGGTGGGAAACTCTTGCTGATTATGAAAATTTTCAGAATGAAAACTGGTATGAGGATAAAGAAATTAAGCAGTGGTATGGGCTTGAAATGGAAGCAGAAAAAATTTCACAGATCGGGCAGAACAATTATGTCTTGGACGGGCAGTATATATTTGGAAACGGTTATGCGGTGAATAGGGGGGAAGTGATATATTCCAGTGAAAATTCGGCGTTTAGGATGGATATGAGAACATTGAAAATAATTGATACAGATTTGTTACAATGCGGCGAGAATGATTTTGAGTGTAAGCTTCACAGAAATATACTGGTGAAAGATAAAAACGGTGTCTATGGGATAATAGACGGGGCTGACAGAACAAAGGTCTATAGGATAAAGAGCGTTAATGCTTTGAGTTTTGAAAAAATAGGGACTCGTATTTATAAGGATAAAAATAAAACATATACTTTAGAGGATATAGATAAGAAAGCTGTCAGAGTGAAGGGGAACTAA
- a CDS encoding sugar ABC transporter ATP-binding protein translates to MLLEMKNISKFFGPVKALSGVDFSVQNASIHGLLGENGAGKSTLMNILSGTIPLSEGDIYFQDEKIDEMTTNKSKKLGIRFIHQELNLINDLKVYENLFLSEEIKNKFGFLDKKTMIEKSREIIKKLKMNINPEEIVEYLDMPQKQMIEIAKALLFDSKLIIMDEPTTALTNKEIDSLFDIMRFLRDEGVSIIYISHKMPELFSICDDYTVLRDGRFIQTGKFSDINEKMATELLVGRKLVEDELEAGDIPDIPLLKINNFSGKTFKNISFDVKKGEIIAITGLYGDGRAELAEALFGAYPLDEGEMYLNDKKVNMASIKNVISSGISLVPRNRKEKAIIKDMSIQDNLSIAVFKNMHKKLFISKNEETERYYKNKELINIKADNPSDLITSLSGGNQQKVIISRWLELDSDVYILDNPTQGIDVGAKFEIYKIMHNLAAAGKSVVVFSSEFPEIWKTSHRCIVMYKGNINTILDRENLTEENIMYYATGSNLEVKND, encoded by the coding sequence ATGTTATTGGAGATGAAAAATATATCAAAATTTTTTGGTCCGGTAAAAGCTTTATCAGGGGTTGATTTTTCTGTGCAAAATGCATCTATACACGGACTGCTCGGTGAAAACGGTGCAGGGAAATCTACCCTTATGAATATTTTATCAGGAACAATACCTCTCTCTGAAGGTGATATTTATTTTCAGGATGAGAAAATAGATGAGATGACGACTAATAAATCAAAAAAACTCGGGATTCGTTTTATACATCAGGAATTAAACCTTATTAATGATCTGAAAGTATATGAAAACCTTTTTTTAAGCGAGGAAATAAAAAATAAGTTCGGATTTCTCGATAAAAAAACAATGATTGAAAAATCACGGGAAATAATAAAAAAGTTAAAAATGAATATAAATCCTGAGGAGATAGTGGAATATCTGGATATGCCTCAAAAGCAGATGATAGAAATAGCAAAGGCATTATTATTTGATTCAAAGCTTATAATAATGGATGAGCCTACTACAGCCCTTACAAATAAAGAAATAGACTCGCTTTTTGATATAATGAGATTTTTGAGGGATGAAGGAGTAAGTATTATTTATATTTCTCACAAAATGCCGGAACTTTTCAGTATTTGTGATGATTATACAGTGCTTCGGGACGGCAGATTTATACAGACAGGAAAGTTTTCTGATATAAATGAGAAAATGGCAACAGAACTTCTGGTAGGAAGAAAGCTCGTGGAAGATGAGCTGGAAGCAGGGGATATTCCGGATATACCTCTTTTGAAAATAAATAATTTTTCTGGGAAAACTTTTAAGAATATTAGTTTTGATGTGAAAAAAGGAGAGATAATAGCAATTACCGGTCTTTACGGAGACGGAAGAGCAGAACTTGCCGAAGCGCTTTTCGGGGCTTATCCTCTGGATGAAGGGGAAATGTACCTGAATGATAAGAAAGTAAACATGGCTTCTATAAAAAATGTAATATCAAGCGGTATTTCCCTTGTTCCGAGAAACAGAAAAGAAAAGGCCATAATAAAAGATATGAGTATTCAGGATAATTTATCCATTGCTGTCTTTAAAAATATGCACAAAAAATTATTTATAAGCAAAAATGAGGAAACAGAGAGATATTATAAAAATAAAGAACTTATAAATATAAAAGCAGATAATCCCTCGGATCTGATAACGTCACTGAGTGGTGGAAACCAGCAGAAAGTGATTATTTCCAGATGGCTGGAGCTGGATTCTGATGTGTACATACTGGACAATCCTACACAGGGAATAGATGTGGGAGCTAAATTTGAGATATATAAAATAATGCATAATCTGGCTGCCGCAGGCAAATCTGTTGTTGTATTCAGTTCGGAGTTCCCAGAAATATGGAAAACTTCCCACAGATGTATCGTTATGTATAAGGGAAATATAAATACTATTTTGGACAGGGAAAATCTCACTGAGGAAAATATAATGTACTATGCAACAGGTTCAAATTTGGAGGTAAAAAATGACTAA